The DNA window ACACGTCTTAGAAGTTGGAAGACAATCGCACAtgctggaataaaaaaaaccctctatgATCGTCACCAAAAGGGGTCTGACACATTCACACTGTGCTCATATTTACTGCCTCTACTTGATCCTCTGACCTTCACACATTCAGCTACGGGCAACGATTCCGTGGCATCTCCATGCGGAGAGCTCCAGCCACCCCTCTGACGGGACGTGTGCTCGGTGGACCCGACGCACCATGGGAGCCAAATTTGTTCAGTCATTCCAATCAAAACACGTTTCAGAGTGCTAAAGCTTTCGTTATGACATGTTTCAGCATCAGTGTTTCCAGTTACGGGCTAGAGAACAGGGGGATGGCATGTTTGAGATGCCCGCTCGATACTCTGATTGGTGTCCCCTCTCCACTTCTGCACACGTGTCCCTGCCACTGGTGACCCAGAAAAAGGCTTGTGTCGTTGGTATCCGCAGCAGCGCACGGTagcacacacatctgctgctgacGGGGTCATAGTTAAGGTCTACGTGGGCTTTTATGGAGCTTTAGCCCACACCTGTGCGTCTCTCTTTGATATGTGCTGTAATCTGTAGACATCAGCCAACATCCCAGACTGGTACCACTGGTGTCGGCTCCATGAGCTCCTTCTGAGTTGTCCTGTTAAAGGAACACAATCGTGGCTACTCGCCAGCCGTGCTGAGGAAGATtagacagaaagaggagggcAGAGCTGTGCGAGTGTTTCCCGCCACCAGGAGGCCGCAGGTTTAGCGTTACTGAGGGTGAAGGGACACGACCCTCCCTCAGGAACTCCGTGGAAGCGCTGCTCCGAGAGGAATGCAGGGCCGCTGACATTCTCAATCTTAAGTTACTGCACAGTTTACTTAACCCTCAATTTACGTTACCTCGTGTCTCTTTCAGCTTTCATCGTCCTCCGATACCCTGTGACGCACCGAAGAAGAATTTGACTTAAATTGATTTGTTCCATATGTGTAAGATGTTAATCTTTCGGATCGGTCAAACACCATAAATAGTTGGGAAAAACATATCTCAATACTTACATGTGAATAGTTGGTGTTCATGTGAACCTCAAAATTCAAACAGTACTTTCTTCTGTGTTGTTTTGACCCCCTGCCCCCATTTAATTCCATCCTTTTTCACTCAAAATGGGGCATTTTCTGgtcaaaatgtgaaaatgaaaccCTCATGTGccttcttttgttccttttctctgcagggCTCCCAGTGTTCCCAAACCCCCTCCAGTTGCACCAAAGGTATGATACCAGTCTGTAACGCATGCAGAGGCAGGCATACCAGGTGACCAATAGATGAATGTTCGGGCTGATTTTAAGGCCAACATTGTATTTTTATTAAGTCTGAAGCCATGGCAGAAGTTATAAAATGGTGTCATTGACCTGGTATACCTTGCTTATTCGAGTACCTTCTGAAACGATACGCACACTTCCTGCATGAAAACCATTtggagttttttttgtttagtgGTCTTTAAATATTTCCTTAATTTTGTCATCTGATCACCGGGAGGAGTCATCGGTatcgtgtgtgttgtgtttctttttttccccgatTGTATCGGCAATGTTCTCCTCTCGTGGAACCAGAACGCCAGGTCAGACATCATCAAACCGGTggccctcacacacccaccgtCCCAGCACCACCTTTACTCCTCCGGCCCCCTACCCTCCCCAACAAGGCCCCCAGGCCGTATGGGGGCTGTGGAACGGAGTGTGAATCGCCTCCCTCCCAGTCCCCATTTGCACCGTTCATTCCATCCCCGTCCTCTGCGTTACTCCCTCGGCCTCCTACACTAgccacttcctccacctccacctcctgtctcgtacccatcctcctcctccgcctcctcctccccctcctcccccccctgtCCTGGTCCCTCCCCAGCCATCAGTGTACAACACACCGATCAACCTGTACTCCACTGAGAACGCCTGTGAGGTGGCCATGGGGCAGAGGCGGGGCCTGATGGAGAGTCAGGGCGGAGCCCAGCCTCTGCAGTTAAATGGGTGAGTGGCGCTCCCCCATTAATAAAACAAGAcgtccttttcatttttttgctgccttttcAGGTTTCCCTTCGTTCACTTCAGACCCTCAAGTAATTGTTTATTCTTAATCTCggaaaaaataatttaaatggaaattgattgaccttttcttttcttttcattcttttcttttctttcaacaACGGTTCATTTGTGTTCCAATGAACCCAGCATGTGGTCATCTTTGCTTGCATGCATGCTTCTTGGTGTTCCGCGTGCATCGTTTCAGAGGGGAAATTGGACCGACAACCTTTAACGCTGTGGTTAAATGGCCAAAGAACCACCAGGAAAAGGCACATGTCCCTGATTccatcctttctctctctctcctctcaatTCTTGTATTTTCTGCATTTCCAGACTGCAGCACTCTCCATCCAGTCACAAAGTCAGTCCCTGCAGGATGTTTTATTGAGTGTTTCCATCCTGTTCCATCTCTGCCATCTGCCTGTTGTCATGGCGCCTGCATGCATTGCTAACAATTTTCCTGCAGCATGGCATTGCTGTGTTTATATTTATCCAAGAGCTGCTGCTACATGCAGCTCATCGGTATCAGTGAAGGTCTTTGGAGGTACTATTCTCTCCTTAAAAATAATCAACTTATAAATGCACTCAGAGTACACTGAGACATGTCTTGGTGTGTGTGGACGTGTCAACACTCAGGCATCTACATAGCCGCTGCCGCTCTGACGTGCACGTGTTGAGAGCAATTCATAGGGGATTTATTGACAGCGGTGCCTGGAAAGTCTTCAAGCGTGCTTGTGTGCTCGCCTGTGTATTTGACCTATGTTGGATTTAGTGACAGTTAGCACGGGCCTGTCAGCACCCTGTTGGCAAGGAGGATTCTGgcatgcatttttatttatttattttttgcatatCATCAATATACTCAATCAAAGCTCTGCTGTTTGCGCATTCACGCTGTTTAAGTTTATTCTTGAACTTCTTCCTCTGACTCTGGTCTGATAAAACACGCTGCACAAACAGCTCCACAGCAACCGCCCTGTGGATGAACGTGGCAGTGAATTTTCTGACCAACCGAGCTTGAGCTTTGCATGCTTTTTGGGGGTGGATTAGCGTCAAATCACTTTCTGCTTGCTGATGTTTCCCTCCTAATTTACACACTTGTCTCTTCTTAAATGTCCCCTCTTTAGTGGACCTNNNNNNNNNNNNNAAAATACAAGTCCCCCTTCCGGACTGTTCTTTAAACCACTCGAGCAAATGTCCTTGGAAGAATCCCCTGCGTTTAAAGCCTTTTTCCCGGGTTGCGCGCACTCTCTGCGTCCCTGCTCACCATCAGTCCTCAATGCGCTCtctgagaggagaaggagaggtcCGGCAGGGATCCTGGGAGCGCGGGTGACGTCTGGCGGTCCATCCTCTGAATCTTCCTGTCTCCACCCATCCAGAAAACACAGGGACGGACTCCAGATTCGGATTGAACCCGAGGTCTGGTAAGAGTGGAGGGGTTCTGTTTTAAGAGAGGCTCGGTCTGTGTGTTCAGGAGGccgagagggaggaagaagttTCACACTTTCCACTAATATCCCTCCACGTCCCCGATGCTGTGATGGGAATTCCGGTTGTTCCTGGACCCAAGAACCTGTTTGAAATTAGAGAGTGGATGGATTGCATTTCTGCCCATTCAGTCCTGAAATCACAATGATGGAGACCAAAGGTCCGCTTCATTCTTCTAGTGACTGTGTGGACCACCCTCATGAGTAAAAACCCAGAGGAGTCTGGGTTTAGAAGTCTGTCGGTAGCACATTTCTGATTGACACCATCAGAAGATTGAAGAAAAATGGCTAATTCTGAAATTTGGGTTAAAAATGAAccatttttgtgtcattttctcctcttcgAAACAAAGTTTCACTTCAGCAACGTCGATGCAGTCACACAGCTGTAAAGTTTTAAGGGCTTTGTTCAGGGTAAGCAGAACAATCTATGGTAATGTAAACCACATGACATTGTTTGATTGAAAATCCAGATGGATGAAGATGTGATTCAGATATCTGGAGCTGAAGAAAACAGAATCACAGTCATTTAGGGGGCTTCAGTGAATGTAAAAGTTCTCTGAGTGGCACAAACTAAttaaagtgtgtatgtgtgtgtgtgtgtgcgtgtgtgtgcacgtgtgtgtgtgtgacttgagCAAACGTGCAGATGACGCATCTTCTATTcctccagaagaagaaaacatgttgCTGCCTACTTTCTAAAGCTGTTTCCTTATGTAATGCAGTCAATCCCCCAGATTAAAACAGAGAATGTAAAAGTCCTGCACATCCAAGTGCACCCGGGCGCCCTTGTGTATTATTTCCCGCAGGACCGTGTCAGTGCACAGTCAGGTTGTATTTCAACCCTTCCGCCGTGGAAAAACCTTCAGCACCTGTGTGCTGCAGATTCATCACAGTTATTTTCTGTGACTGTTTTTAGAAGCAAGGGCACTAATCACCCAGAAGAGGCTCCCTTTCCCGCTCACTCGCTCAATTAACTGCATGGAAACACAATGTCCTCAAGCAATTACGCCAAACACGCCCAGCAGATGTTGATTATCGCTCTTGTGAGGGCTGATCTGCTCTTGGATCCCGTCAGCCACCTCCAGGGCTTCAGTTGGACTCACTGGTGAGGCTAATTGCACTGGTCACATTCACCCTCCATTAAAGGCCAACACGAAGCCCCAGAGCCAGCAGTTGACAGCTGGAATGGAGGTCTCATTTAGAACACCAGTGCTGGTGAATTgattaacagaaaaaaaaacaattcggTTAAATCTTATAAATAGTTACAGGTTTAAGGGATTGTAATATGATCTGCTAAACTCCAGAAAACTCATTGATGTGATTCTCAAAGTTTAGGAATGAGTAATGAACATCGATTCGTGCTTTTTCCTGCATAGAAACCATAATTACAAACCTAAAGAGCAGCTAAATTTAATCTaatttgtttcctttcttctgaTTATACCGCCTGATTGGATCCTACAACACAAAAAGTCATCGCTGGTGCACCACTGGTAGCGCGCCATCATGCAGGTTCACATTACGgcttctctcttcctttgctaAACTGTTGCTCACTCCCATCCAGCTTGGGATTTTCCCATCAAAACTACGCTCTATTTATGGCTCAGGGTTAGGAGAAACTGAACGTCTTTAAGGTTGAaaaatgaagctgcagcacagtTGGCTCAGCTAAACTGAGTTTGAGGGCTTGGGTCTTACTTATACCATTTAGGGTGAAAAGTTACCAgtattcaattttttttttaaaaagcattttttttctgaaatacaGCATAACTACATGTCAAAGACGCATGTCAATGCTTGTTTTTTCAGTGTTTGTAGATTTGCATTTGGTTCATGTATACATGGCAAAAAATCAGCTCTTTGGAGAACCACAGCGGTGCTTACACAGTAATCCACACCAGATGTACTCCAGTGCTGTCGGAGcctggagggaagaagaggtgGGGGGATCGGGCTACGGGAGCTGTGGGAATGGAAGCCGTCTGCTGAGCTGAACCACTGGGCGTTTACCCAGAGATGTTACACAGTCAATATCTGTCAAGAGCGTTGATCATTGCACAGAGTTTCCTCCTGTGTTTCAGCCAGTGGAAGTCATTATAATGATGGTGTGCCAGTTGAAATCCTTACATATCTGACATTATTGTTCACATTTATGGTCAACCACACGGAGTGAGTTTGTAAACAACTGGAT is part of the Takifugu rubripes chromosome 21, fTakRub1.2, whole genome shotgun sequence genome and encodes:
- the LOC115247531 gene encoding PDZ and LIM domain protein 5-like, yielding MSSNYSVTLKGPAPWGFRLQGGKDFNLPLTISKLTDGGKAAKGGITVGDMVLSIDGIATEGMNHLEAQNKIKSCTGNLSLTLQKAPSVPKPPPVAPKNARSDIIKPVALTHPPSQHHLYSSGPLPSPTRPPGRMGAVERSPSVYNTPINLYSTENACEVAMGQRRGLMESQGGAQPLQLNG